Proteins from a genomic interval of Flammeovirgaceae bacterium SG7u.111:
- a CDS encoding PKD domain-containing protein: MKWRFYLTKKISLGVLGLSMVLGLSACEDELPGVGSIPDKTPPKADFTYKSSVSDYKEINFTNLSISSLNYSWDFGDGSTSNEIDPTHFFAAGEGTYTVKLVSSDGNEVSSDTTIDVVVVDELVPEFQCPSFECSDRSVWGSFSGSGSPTPPDGSTGAKLESSSHYLDQTIKVSSGTKYKISFWYVSASSSGTSCGNFKLSDGDDDTVIFVEEGISLTPNASDYVGIAFEIETTAATKNLRFQLTPGDVTGRYDLVKIEKLD; the protein is encoded by the coding sequence ATGAAATGGAGATTTTATCTTACAAAGAAAATTAGCCTAGGAGTGCTAGGTTTATCAATGGTATTAGGATTGTCAGCATGTGAAGATGAGCTGCCAGGAGTGGGTTCTATCCCAGATAAAACCCCTCCTAAAGCTGATTTCACTTATAAATCTAGTGTAAGTGACTACAAAGAAATTAACTTCACCAACTTATCTATAAGTTCTCTGAACTATAGCTGGGATTTTGGTGATGGAAGTACATCAAATGAAATAGATCCTACTCACTTTTTTGCAGCTGGCGAAGGTACTTACACTGTAAAGCTGGTTTCATCAGATGGAAATGAAGTAAGCAGTGACACTACTATTGATGTAGTAGTAGTTGACGAGCTAGTTCCCGAATTCCAATGCCCAAGTTTTGAATGCAGCGACCGTAGCGTTTGGGGCAGCTTCTCTGGTTCAGGTTCGCCAACTCCTCCAGATGGCAGCACTGGTGCAAAACTTGAATCTTCAAGCCACTACCTAGACCAGACTATCAAGGTCTCTTCTGGTACGAAATATAAAATTTCTTTCTGGTATGTGAGTGCTAGTAGCTCAGGTACTAGCTGTGGTAATTTCAAGCTTTCAGATGGTGACGACGATACAGTTATCTTTGTAGAAGAAGGTATTTCGTTGACTCCAAATGCATCTGATTATGTAGGTATTGCATTTGAAATAGAAACAACTGCAGCTACGAAGAATCTTCGTTTCCAACTTACCCCAGGCGATGTGACTGGTAGGTATGACTTGGTAAAAATAGAAAAATTGGATTAG
- a CDS encoding SDR family oxidoreductase yields the protein MNLQGKVAIVTGGARDIGKAVSIRLAAEGAKVVINYFDNKEQAEETLAEIKEAGGDAIIVQGDMTKSADVNKMVSYAREVYGDEIGVLVNVAGGLVGRKTIEEMDEEFFNFLMQLNLTSVFLVTKAVVPFMPEGSSIVNFASQAGRDGGGPGASAYATAKGAVMTFTRSMAKELGPKGIRVNALCPGMIATTFHDTFTKDNVRTNVANATPLKREGEAAEVANLVYCLASSELSFMTGNNVDINGGLMFS from the coding sequence ATGAATTTACAAGGTAAAGTAGCCATTGTAACTGGTGGCGCACGTGATATTGGAAAAGCTGTATCTATAAGGCTTGCTGCAGAAGGAGCTAAAGTGGTGATCAACTACTTTGACAACAAAGAACAAGCTGAGGAGACATTGGCAGAAATAAAAGAAGCTGGTGGAGATGCGATCATTGTTCAAGGTGACATGACCAAATCTGCTGATGTGAATAAAATGGTTTCGTATGCTAGAGAAGTATATGGTGACGAAATAGGTGTATTGGTAAATGTTGCAGGTGGTCTAGTGGGCAGGAAAACTATCGAAGAAATGGATGAGGAATTCTTCAATTTCCTTATGCAATTGAACTTGACAAGTGTATTCTTGGTAACAAAAGCGGTAGTTCCATTTATGCCAGAAGGTAGTTCTATAGTGAACTTTGCTTCTCAAGCAGGTCGTGATGGTGGCGGACCAGGCGCTTCAGCTTATGCTACGGCAAAAGGTGCGGTAATGACTTTCACAAGATCTATGGCAAAAGAACTAGGCCCTAAGGGGATTCGTGTAAATGCACTTTGCCCAGGTATGATTGCTACTACTTTCCACGATACATTTACAAAAGACAATGTACGTACCAACGTCGCAAACGCTACTCCGCTTAAGCGTGAAGGTGAAGCTGCGGAAGTTGCAAACTTGGTGTACTGCCTTGCTTCTTCTGAGTTATCTTTCATGACGGGTAATAATGTAGATATCAATGGTGGACTTATGTTCTCTTAA